A single window of Anomaloglossus baeobatrachus isolate aAnoBae1 chromosome 9, aAnoBae1.hap1, whole genome shotgun sequence DNA harbors:
- the SNRPD2 gene encoding small nuclear ribonucleoprotein Sm D2, translating to MSLLNKPKSEMTPEELQKREEEEFNTGPLSVLTQSVKNNTQVLINCRNNKKLLGRVKAFDRHCNMVLENVKEMWTEVPKSGKGKKKSKPVNKDRYISKMFLRGDSVIVVLRNPLLAGK from the exons AT GAGTCTCCTAAACAAGCCGAAGAGTGAGATGACCCCCGAGGAGCTGCAGAAGCGGGAGGAAGAGGAGTTTAACACGGGGCCCCTGTCGGTGCTCACACAGTCTGTGAAGAACAACACCCAGGTGCTCATCAACTGCAGGAACAACAAGAAGCTGCTGGGGAGGGTGAAGGCCTTTGACAG GCACTGTAACATGGTCCTAGAAAATGTTAAGGAAATGTGGACCGAGGTCCCCAAGAGCGGCAAAGGAAAGAAGAAATCCAAACCAGTCAACAAGGACAGATACATCTCCAAGATGTTTCTGCGAGGAGACAGCGTCATAGTGGTGCTCAGGAACCCTCTGCTGGCTGGAAAGTGA
- the LOC142250265 gene encoding peptidoglycan-recognition protein SC2-like, translating to MLRFFAFLALCALAQCCPTILTKSQWGGKAPTCRTAMATPVTYVVIHHTAGAACSTQSACITQAKNIQNMHISTNGWCDIGYSFLVGGDGSIFEGRGWTSVGAHAPNYNSNSIGISLVGTFTSGNPTTAAQNAAKNLISCGVTKGYIKSAYILKGHRNVTATECPGNTFYNTVKTWPRFQA from the exons ATGCTGCGTTTCTTCGCTTTCCTGGCCTTGTGCGCTCTTGCACAAT GCTGTCCCACCATCCTCACTAAATCCCAGTGGGGAGGAAAGGCTCCAACCTGCAGGACAGCAATGGCCACACCAGTCACCTATGTAGTGATCCACCACACCGCCGGCGCTGCCTGCTCCACCCAGTCCGCCTGCATCACTCAGGCCAAGAACATCCAGAACATGCACATCAGCACCAACGGCTGGTGCGATATCGGATACAG CTTCCTGGTTGGAGGAGACGGCTCCATCTTCGAGGGCCGTGGATGGACGTCTGTCGGTGCTCATGCTCCAAACTACAACTCCAACTCCATTGGCATCAGCTTAGTTGGAACCTTCACCA GTGGCAACCCCACAACCGCCGCACAGAACGCTGCCAAGAACCTCATCAGCTGCGGCGTCACCAAGGGATACATCAAGTCCGCCTACATCCTGAAGGGACATCGCAACGTCACCGCCACCGAGTGCCCCGGAAACACCTTCTACAACACTGTAAAGACCTGGCCCCGTTTCCAGGCCTAA